A window of the Nitrosococcus wardiae genome harbors these coding sequences:
- a CDS encoding TerD family protein — translation MPVKLVKGQKISLEKESGGALSQVVMGLGWDAAGKKGFFGFGGGQQIDLDASCVLFDEAGNVVDTVWFRQLQSKDGSITHTGDNLTGEGEGDDEQIIVDLTRVPANVKSLMFVVNSFTGQNFSQVQNAFCRLVNRSNNAEIARYDLSCQGDHSAQIMAKVYRHNNEWKMHAIGENASGRTFNDLLPAMRPHV, via the coding sequence ATGCCAGTTAAGCTAGTCAAAGGCCAAAAAATCTCTCTTGAAAAAGAAAGTGGTGGGGCCTTAAGTCAGGTGGTGATGGGGTTGGGTTGGGATGCCGCAGGAAAAAAGGGATTTTTTGGCTTTGGTGGCGGTCAGCAAATTGATTTAGACGCTTCTTGCGTGCTCTTTGACGAGGCAGGCAATGTGGTTGATACGGTCTGGTTCCGGCAGTTGCAAAGTAAAGATGGGAGTATCACCCATACGGGAGATAATCTCACAGGGGAAGGGGAGGGCGATGATGAACAAATCATTGTAGATTTGACTCGCGTACCCGCAAATGTCAAAAGTTTGATGTTTGTTGTCAATAGCTTTACCGGTCAAAACTTTAGTCAGGTTCAAAATGCCTTTTGCCGCCTGGTCAATCGCAGTAACAACGCTGAAATCGCCCGTTATGACTTAAGTTGCCAGGGGGATCACAGCGCCCAAATCATGGCCAAAGTCTACCGTCATAATAATGAGTGGAAGATGCACGCTATTGGTGAAAATGCAAGCGGAAGGACTTTTAATGACTTGCTTCCCGCGATGCGTCCCCATGTGTAA
- a CDS encoding alternate F1F0 ATPase, F1 subunit alpha, with amino-acid sequence MLEQILDGTRAALNSALERNVPALQLRETGTVTQVSGGIARIKGLPSITMEELIAFPGNLLGIAINLEPEEIGVALLGDSPELTAGAEVHATGRLTDAPVGKGLLGRVIDPTGRILDDGGPLQASERRPIERDAPAIMDRAPVSIPLQTGLKAVDALIPIGRGQRELILGDRQTGKTTVAVDTILNQRDKEVICIYCAIGQRGTAVARVINELRSQGANRYSIVVVASGEDPPGLQFITPYAAMTMAEYFMEQGQDVLVVYDDLTRHARAYRELSLLLRRPPGREAYPGDIFYIHSRLLERATHLRQEKGGGSITALPIVETQAQDISAYIPTNLISITDGQIYLSPELFHKGLMPAVDVGKSVSRVGGKTQLPAHRAVAGDLRLSYTQFEELETFARFATRLDEATRQTIERGRRVREILKQAEHEPLRMAEQIAVLNGVNAGLFDPLDLEEVPKAERAIRQAVLEQLPEICERIEAGSKLDPEEWDRLVTTAREAINKTAS; translated from the coding sequence ATGTTAGAACAAATACTGGATGGCACTCGGGCGGCTTTGAATTCAGCGCTAGAAAGAAACGTCCCTGCCCTGCAGCTCCGAGAAACCGGAACAGTCACCCAGGTCAGTGGGGGGATCGCCCGAATAAAAGGATTGCCTAGCATCACCATGGAAGAACTGATCGCCTTTCCTGGGAATCTATTGGGGATTGCCATCAATCTGGAACCGGAAGAAATTGGTGTCGCCCTGCTTGGCGATAGCCCCGAACTGACCGCCGGGGCTGAAGTCCATGCCACCGGCCGGCTTACCGACGCCCCGGTCGGTAAAGGCCTGCTGGGCCGAGTGATTGATCCCACCGGGCGGATACTGGATGATGGAGGTCCCTTGCAGGCCAGTGAGCGCCGCCCCATAGAACGGGACGCCCCGGCCATTATGGATCGCGCTCCGGTCAGCATCCCCCTCCAAACGGGCCTTAAAGCAGTAGATGCTTTAATCCCCATTGGCCGCGGCCAGCGGGAGCTTATTTTAGGCGACCGCCAAACCGGTAAAACTACAGTAGCAGTCGATACTATTCTTAATCAGCGGGATAAGGAAGTCATCTGCATCTACTGTGCAATTGGCCAGCGAGGAACCGCTGTTGCCCGGGTAATCAATGAACTGCGCAGTCAAGGGGCCAACCGCTATTCCATTGTGGTAGTGGCTTCCGGAGAAGATCCTCCCGGTCTCCAATTTATCACCCCCTATGCTGCCATGACCATGGCAGAGTACTTTATGGAACAGGGCCAGGATGTGCTGGTCGTCTATGACGACCTTACTCGCCATGCCCGGGCCTATCGGGAACTCTCCCTATTATTGCGGCGTCCCCCCGGCCGTGAAGCTTACCCGGGGGATATTTTCTATATCCATTCTCGATTGCTAGAGCGGGCGACTCACCTGCGACAAGAAAAGGGCGGCGGTTCCATCACGGCCCTGCCCATTGTCGAAACCCAGGCCCAGGATATTTCCGCCTACATCCCCACCAATTTGATCTCCATCACGGATGGACAGATTTATCTCTCCCCAGAGCTTTTCCACAAGGGCCTGATGCCAGCGGTGGATGTGGGGAAATCAGTCTCCCGGGTAGGCGGGAAAACCCAGCTCCCGGCCCACCGGGCAGTGGCTGGAGATCTTCGGCTCTCCTACACTCAGTTTGAGGAATTGGAGACTTTTGCCCGCTTTGCCACCCGCCTGGATGAAGCCACCCGACAGACCATTGAACGAGGCCGACGGGTACGGGAAATATTAAAACAGGCCGAACATGAACCTCTCAGGATGGCCGAACAAATCGCGGTACTCAATGGAGTCAATGCAGGACTATTTGATCCCTTAGACTTAGAGGAGGTGCCGAAAGCCGAAAGGGCCATTCGCCAAGCGGTGCTTGAACAACTGCCTGAGATCTGTGAGCGAATCGAAGCCGGAAGCAAGTTGGACCCGGAAGAGTGGGACCGGCTGGTGACCACTGCCAGAGAAGCTATCAATAAAACAGCATCTTAG
- a CDS encoding DUF475 domain-containing protein, with the protein MKYFKYSFLVTIVGLIAAFLWGGPTGLFIAAILSILEVSLSFDNAVVNASVLKDMDPKWQVRFLTWGILIAVFGMRLVFPIAIVAVVADIGMLEVAQMALNDPETYSTHLLASHVEISAFGGMFLLMVFLSFLLDETRELHWLGIVEEKLAGMGKLESLEIVIALAVLWALQGFLPPEEKLSALLSGISGIMLFVLVGSASRLFEEEEKGEAVVHAARHSGLMGFLYLEVLDASFSFDGVIGAFAITKDVIIIMLGLAIGAMFVRSITVYLVRKGTLDEYVFLEHGAHYAIGALAFIMLASTKVHIPEVVTGLIGAAFIGLSLFSSVRYRNKHQSQETRI; encoded by the coding sequence ATGAAATATTTTAAGTATTCCTTCTTAGTGACTATCGTGGGGCTGATTGCGGCTTTTTTATGGGGAGGCCCTACTGGTCTATTTATTGCTGCTATCTTAAGCATTCTTGAAGTGAGCCTGTCCTTTGATAATGCGGTGGTCAATGCTTCGGTGCTTAAGGACATGGACCCCAAATGGCAAGTCCGTTTTCTGACTTGGGGGATTCTCATTGCTGTGTTTGGCATGCGTTTGGTCTTTCCCATTGCCATTGTCGCCGTGGTAGCAGATATTGGAATGCTGGAAGTGGCGCAGATGGCGCTCAATGATCCAGAGACCTATTCAACGCATTTACTTGCCTCTCATGTGGAGATTTCCGCTTTTGGCGGTATGTTCTTGCTGATGGTCTTTCTATCCTTTTTGCTCGATGAGACTAGAGAGCTGCATTGGTTGGGCATTGTGGAAGAGAAATTAGCCGGTATGGGTAAGTTAGAATCCCTTGAGATCGTTATCGCATTGGCGGTGTTGTGGGCCCTACAGGGTTTCTTGCCTCCGGAGGAAAAATTGAGCGCCCTGCTGTCAGGGATCAGCGGTATCATGCTCTTTGTACTGGTAGGCAGTGCGTCTAGGTTGTTTGAAGAGGAGGAAAAGGGAGAGGCAGTCGTTCATGCAGCAAGGCATAGTGGATTGATGGGTTTTCTTTATCTTGAAGTACTGGATGCTTCTTTCTCTTTTGATGGTGTCATTGGGGCTTTTGCGATTACCAAAGATGTCATCATTATTATGCTAGGTTTGGCTATTGGTGCCATGTTTGTTCGCTCTATCACGGTATACCTGGTACGTAAGGGAACCTTGGATGAGTATGTTTTCCTTGAACATGGTGCCCATTATGCTATCGGTGCCTTGGCTTTCATCATGCTCGCAAGCACAAAAGTCCATATCCCTGAAGTGGTTACCGGGTTGATTGGAGCGGCTTTCATTGGCTTGTCTTTGTTTTCTTCTGTTCGGTATAGAAATAAACATCAATCACAAGAAACAAGGATCTGA
- a CDS encoding nicotinate phosphoribosyltransferase, translating into MSEQQGNMPHQSALFTDLYELTMMQSYYAEGMNAVSVFELFFRKLPHHRNFVMAAGLDDILNYLEHLRFTDQERDWLKAQGGFSQRFLDQLQEFQFTGDVFAVPEGTLVFENEPVVQVIAPLPEAQLVETYLLNQIHLQSVVATKAARVVSAARGHRVVDFGSRRAHGTDAALKVARTSYLAGASATSNVFAGRHYNIPATGTMAHSFIQAHPDEYTALKAFVQEFPETTLLVDTYDTLAGVRKVIALAEALGQDFKVKAIRLDSGDLGKLAKESRRLLDEAGLNQVKIVASSGLDEYKIQALLEEGAPIDGFGVGTQLAVSGDAPELDFSYKLVEYANQPRTKLSSSKELLPGRKQVFRFFEAGQMKWDVIARFDETLEGQPLLEQVMSQGKRLERGQVSLEQAREHARKQMEALPPEFHALQSLKQGYPVTVSEALRQANEQLQHELEAELNS; encoded by the coding sequence ATGTCTGAGCAACAGGGTAATATGCCCCATCAAAGCGCATTGTTTACCGATCTTTATGAACTGACCATGATGCAGTCTTATTATGCGGAAGGGATGAATGCCGTCTCCGTGTTTGAATTATTCTTCCGCAAATTGCCTCACCATCGCAATTTTGTGATGGCAGCAGGGCTCGATGATATTCTGAATTATCTTGAACATCTCCGTTTTACGGACCAGGAGCGGGACTGGCTTAAGGCACAAGGAGGATTTAGCCAGCGGTTTTTGGACCAGTTACAGGAGTTCCAGTTTACCGGTGACGTATTTGCCGTGCCGGAGGGTACTCTGGTGTTTGAAAATGAACCTGTCGTACAGGTGATTGCGCCGCTTCCAGAAGCTCAATTGGTGGAAACCTACCTACTCAATCAAATTCATTTACAGAGTGTTGTGGCTACCAAGGCGGCGAGGGTGGTGAGCGCAGCTCGGGGTCATCGGGTGGTGGATTTCGGTTCACGGCGTGCCCATGGGACGGATGCGGCCCTAAAGGTCGCCCGCACCAGTTATCTTGCTGGAGCTAGCGCTACTTCCAATGTTTTTGCCGGCCGCCATTATAATATTCCGGCTACAGGGACAATGGCCCATAGTTTCATCCAAGCCCATCCTGATGAATATACCGCCCTAAAGGCTTTTGTTCAGGAATTTCCGGAAACCACCTTGTTAGTGGATACTTATGATACTTTGGCAGGGGTTCGTAAGGTTATTGCGTTGGCAGAGGCTTTGGGCCAGGACTTTAAGGTTAAAGCTATCCGGCTGGACTCAGGGGATTTGGGCAAATTAGCCAAGGAATCACGCCGGTTGCTTGATGAAGCCGGGCTGAATCAGGTCAAGATCGTGGCTTCCAGCGGGTTAGATGAATATAAAATCCAAGCGCTGCTGGAAGAGGGAGCACCTATCGATGGGTTTGGGGTGGGAACTCAACTGGCTGTCTCGGGCGATGCGCCGGAGCTCGATTTCTCTTATAAATTAGTCGAATACGCCAACCAACCGCGGACCAAGTTGTCTTCTAGCAAGGAACTCTTACCTGGCCGCAAGCAAGTGTTCAGATTCTTTGAAGCAGGCCAGATGAAGTGGGACGTGATTGCTCGATTTGATGAAACTTTAGAGGGTCAGCCCTTGCTTGAGCAGGTGATGAGTCAAGGCAAACGGCTTGAGCGGGGACAGGTCTCCCTGGAACAAGCCCGTGAGCATGCCCGGAAGCAAATGGAGGCTTTACCTCCTGAATTCCATGCTTTGCAATCCTTGAAACAGGGGTATCCGGTGACGGTTAGTGAGGCTTTGCGTCAGGCTAATGAACAACTGCAGCATGAATTGGAAGCGGAGCTCAATAGCTGA
- a CDS encoding F0F1 ATP synthase subunit gamma — translation METAEQLQQRIESFKDLRSIVSTMKALAAVSIRQYEKAVEALADYYRTVELGLHVALGDRQHPELHRRKNRRLGAIVFGSDHGLCGRFNEDIAAYSLERMRASPASPEGRLVLVVGARAAAQLEQAGQLVEEDFLVPGSASRITATVRQILLKIDEWRQTSGIEYIYLFYNRHLSSASYQPTGVQLLPVDLRRFHRQEETHWPSKVLPTFTMNRQHLLSSLLQQYFFVSIFRACAESQASEHGSRLAAMQAAEKNLDERLDEIITEFRRVRQESITTELLDVVSGFEALTGGKA, via the coding sequence ATGGAAACCGCAGAACAACTCCAGCAGCGGATTGAAAGTTTTAAAGATCTGCGCTCCATTGTCAGCACCATGAAGGCCCTTGCCGCGGTGAGTATCCGCCAATACGAGAAGGCCGTAGAGGCCCTAGCCGACTATTATCGCACCGTGGAATTGGGACTCCACGTAGCCTTGGGGGACAGGCAGCACCCTGAACTCCACCGCCGAAAAAATCGCCGGTTAGGCGCTATTGTTTTCGGTTCAGACCATGGCCTCTGCGGTCGCTTCAACGAGGACATTGCGGCTTATAGCCTGGAACGGATGCGGGCTTCGCCAGCCTCGCCAGAAGGACGTTTAGTGCTGGTAGTAGGTGCCCGGGCAGCGGCGCAGCTAGAGCAAGCAGGCCAATTGGTGGAAGAAGACTTTCTGGTTCCCGGTTCCGCCTCCCGCATTACTGCCACCGTTCGGCAAATATTATTGAAAATCGATGAATGGCGCCAAACTAGCGGGATAGAATATATCTATCTTTTTTATAATCGCCATTTATCAAGCGCCAGTTACCAACCCACAGGAGTGCAATTGTTGCCTGTCGACTTGCGGCGCTTTCATCGCCAGGAAGAAACACACTGGCCCTCCAAGGTATTACCTACTTTCACCATGAATCGCCAACACCTGCTCTCTTCCCTCCTGCAGCAGTACTTTTTCGTTTCCATCTTTCGGGCTTGCGCTGAGTCTCAGGCCAGTGAACACGGCAGCCGTTTAGCAGCCATGCAAGCGGCTGAAAAAAATCTAGACGAGCGCCTTGATGAGATCATTACCGAATTTCGCCGAGTCCGCCAGGAATCCATTACCACCGAGTTACTGGATGTCGTTTCAGGATTTGAGGCCCTGACCGGGGGAAAAGCTTGA